TCTTGGCGATGCGGCCGGGCCGGCCGTACCCGCGCGAGCAGCTCATCGAGCTGCTCTGGTCCGGCGACGACGAGCCCAGCGCGCGCCACTCCCTCTCCCAGTCGGTCTCGCTGATCAACAAGAACCTCGGCGCGGACGCCATCACCGGCGCGAGCAAGGACCAGGTGGTGCTGCGCGAGGGGCTCGTCCGCCTCGACGTGGCGGCGTTCGAGGAGCGCGTGAGCGCCAAGCGTTTCACCGAGGCGCGCGAGCTCTGGCACGGCAACCTGCTCGAGGGGCTGTGGATCCAGCGGGCGCCGCACTTCGACCGCTGGCTCGACGAGGAGCGGCAGCGCCTCGCTCGCGACATGCGACGGGTGCTGCGCGCGCTGATCGAGGCGCAGCGGGCGGAAGGCGACTGGGAGGCGATGCGCGCGACGGCGGAGGCGATCCTCGAGCTCGATGCGTTGGACGAGGCCGCGATGCTCGCGTACCTCGAGTCGCTCTCCCTCGACGGCGACCGCACGCTCGCGCTCCGGCGCTACCGGGAATTCGAGGCCCGGCTCAAGGACGAGCTGGACGCCGAGCCGGGCGCCGCGCTGCGCAGCTGGTTGAAGCGGCACCGCAAGGGAGACGGCGCGCCGGCCGAGGACTCGGCAACCCGTCGCGCGCCGGCGGGGCGCGTCAGCGAGACGATCGTGCTGCCCGCGGCCCGGCCGGTGTTCGGGCGGCACGCCGAGTATGCGGCGCTGTGGGAGGCGTGGGAAGCGGCGCGCTCGGGCCAGGGCGGCTTCATCATCCTGGAAGGCGAGCCGGGGATCGGCAAGACCGCGCTGGCCTCCAAGCTCG
The Gemmatimonadales bacterium DNA segment above includes these coding regions:
- a CDS encoding AAA family ATPase, which gives rise to MSLTRPDGERIRFRTRKQMALLLLLAMRPGRPYPREQLIELLWSGDDEPSARHSLSQSVSLINKNLGADAITGASKDQVVLREGLVRLDVAAFEERVSAKRFTEARELWHGNLLEGLWIQRAPHFDRWLDEERQRLARDMRRVLRALIEAQRAEGDWEAMRATAEAILELDALDEAAMLAYLESLSLDGDRTLALRRYREFEARLKDELDAEPGAALRSWLKRHRKGDGAPAEDSATRRAPAGRVSETIVLPAARPVFGRHAEYAALWEAWEAARSGQGGFIILEGEPGIGKTALASKLVNQVHVAGGSACFVKCYRSEKSVPFAPISALIRQLSRLPGFVALSDTWIGELTRLVPELRERYPNAPQPMAVDDSARYRLCDATLQAAGCVADEHPLLIVVDDIQDADEATLALVHYFGRQAATQPTVLLCVARSSQEHSELQRVFFETARSAGFARFLELGALADAEIRRIAHQVL